The Brassica napus cultivar Da-Ae chromosome C7, Da-Ae, whole genome shotgun sequence genome has a segment encoding these proteins:
- the LOC106446578 gene encoding ERAD-associated E3 ubiquitin-protein ligase component HRD3A-like: MGFVYGTGMMREKSKSKFFLHHNFAAEGGNMQSKMTLAFTYLQQDMHDKAVKLYAELAETDVNSFLISKDSPVVEPTRIHSGTEENKGALRKSRGEEDEDFQILEYQAQKGNAAAMYKIGLFYYFGLRGLRHDHTKALH; encoded by the exons ATGGGCTTCGTCTACGGGACGGGGATGATGAGGGAGAAAAGCAAAAGCAAATTCTTCCTTCACCATAACTTTGCTGCTGAAGGTGGGAACATGCAGTCAAAGATGACACTTGCCTTCACGTATCTGCAACAAGAT ATGCATGATAAGGCTGTGAAACTATATGCTGAACTAGCAGAAACCGATGTGAATAGCTTCCTGATCTCAAAGGACTCTCCCGTGGTGGAACCAACTAGGATCCACAGCGGGACTGAAGAAAACAAAGGCGCTCTAAGGAAATCACGAGGGGAGGAGGATGAGGATTTTCAGATATTGGAGTATCAAGCGCAGAAAGGCAATGCTGCGGCTATGTACAAGATTGGACTGTTCTACTACTTTGGTCTGCGAGGGTTAAGGCATGATCACACCAAGGCGTTGCACTAG